A DNA window from Syngnathus typhle isolate RoL2023-S1 ecotype Sweden linkage group LG2, RoL_Styp_1.0, whole genome shotgun sequence contains the following coding sequences:
- the brpf1 gene encoding peregrin isoform X1, which translates to MQLTSIRHHAQQVGHQKAAARLCKPEQHSAAAVGVMGLDFDVKTFCHNLRASKPPYECPVESCRKVYKSYSGIEYHLYHYDHDNPPPVQATLHKKRKGRPPRVSLAGSLDLDDGGLGQGGGQGHGGSMPHSPGRSEPSHSPGRDAMTYAQAQRMVELEIQGRVHRINIFENIDVVSEEDSDAEDDPPSVANSGGVCNGSDGGSGEGGGAGKDRPDVPSSNGGKSTPKSGKHKSKEKKKDGSTYHHGAQSGPAVKLPEAVFRELDQDRADAPARPSSYYRYMEKSVEELDEEVEYDIDEEDYIWLDIMNDKRRMDGVTPIPQEVFEYLMDRLEKESYFESHNKADPSTLIDEDAVCCICNDGECQNSNVILFCDMCNLAVHQECYGVPYIPEGQWLCRRCLQSPSRAVDCALCPNKGGAFKQTDDARWAHVVCALWIPEVCFANTVFLEPIDSIEHIPPARWKLTCYICKQRGSGACIQCHKANCYTAFHVTCAQQAGLYMKMEPVRETGANGTSFSVRKTAYCDIHTPPGSAQPLGCVGGTSGASSQSEGEPEEDDEPSVGHDDDSRGWSSERAKRAKAKSRMKMKRARKILAERRAAAPVVSVPCIPPHRLSKITSNLTVPRKSQFMQRLHSYWTLKRQSRNGVPLLRRLQTHLQSQRHIEPVPPQPSAQLPVRDCEEKQTVLKEQLKAWQRLRHDLERARLLVELIRKREKLKRETIKMQQMALEMQLTPLLVLLRSTLEQLQERDTNNFFTEPVPLVEVPDYLDHIDTPMDFQTMWNLLESHRYRTFEAFEGDFGLIVNNCLKYNAKDTVFYRAALRLREMGGVVIRSARRQADRIGFDYEAGMHLPREASPDTRRELERERQRERERERDWPLSSNEDELLVPENRRRLPLEEQLHYVQACLEEASSGKHSIGQSRRAKALRKELSIIKRKLAHQREGGSGGARDSLGGGGGGDRGSLPHHPSSTGHHDEGEESSSQELGGKDMSASSSALAPEVGRRTSVLFSKKNPKMAGPPKRPGRPPKNRDPGYIVAGVAPSPIGPPQLPMLSPGRQRKRPRSPRTSSTSDTDSDNDDLLPGLPSNGFVGGNQPVTESFRVYRNDTRLPRSSSDSESTTSSSSSAASDRTSTTPSKQGRGKASFSRSAFQEDSSEETSGTENESYSVGGSRGVSHLVRGRARAGCWMTSDDYASLEALDLVWAKCRGYPSYPALIIDPKMPREGVFHRGVPIPVPPLDVLKLGEQMTQEAREHLFLVLFFDNKRTWQWLPRSKLVPLGVDQELDKEKMLEGRKSNIRKSVQVAYHRAMQHRSKVQGDPSSETSDSD; encoded by the exons ATGCAGCTAACGAGTATCCGACATCACGCACAACAAGTCGGCCATCAAAAGGCTGCTGCTCGTTT ATGTAAACCTGAACAGCATTCGGCTGCGGCCGTTGGCGTCATGGGCCTGGACTTTGATGTGAAGACCTTCTGCCACAACCTGCGGGCCAGCAAGCCGCCTTACGAGTGCCCCGTGGAGAGTTGCCGGAAGGTCTACAAGAGCTACAGCGGCATCGAGTACCACCTGTATCACTATGACCACGACAACCCGCCTCCTGTGCAGGCCACGCTCCACAAGAAGCGCAAGGGGCGTCCGCCTCGTGTGTCCCTCGCTGGCTCGTTGGATTTGGACGATGGAGGCCTTGGACAAGGAGGGGGGCAGGGGCACGGCGGGAGTATGCCTCACAGCCCCGGACGCTCCGAGCCGTCGCATTCCCCCGGCAGGGACGCCATGACGTATGCCCAAGCGCAGCGGATGGTGGAGCTGGAGATCCAAGGACGCGTTCACCGCATCAACATTTTCGAGAACATTGACGTCGTGTCAGAGGAGGACAGCGACGCTGAAGATGACCCGCCGTCAGTCGCCAACTCTGGGGGTGTTTGTAACGGGAGTGACGGAGGAAGCGGCGAGGGAGGAGGCGCTGGCAAGGACCGGCCTGACGTTCCGTCCTCCAACGGGGGCAAATCCACGCCCAAGTCCGGGAAGCataaaagcaaagagaaaaagaaggaCGGCTCGACCTATCACCACGGCGCCCAGTCGGGGCCTGCGGTCAAGCTGCCCGAGGCGGTCTTCCGTGAACTGGATCAAGACAGGGCTGACGCTCCTGCCCGCCCGTCCTCTTACTACAG GTACATGGAAAAGTCTGTGGAGGAGCTAGATGAGGAGGTTGAGTACGACATCGACGAGGAGGACTACATCTGGCTGGACATCATGAACGACAAGCGGCGGATGGACGGCGTCACGCCCATCCCTCAGGAGGTCTTTGAGTACCTCATGGACCGTCTAGAGAAGGAGTCTTACTTTGAAAGCCATAATAAG GCAGACCCGAGTACCCTGATCGATGAGGACGCTGTGTGTTGCATCTGCAATGACGGCGAGTGTCAGAACAGCAACGTGATCCTCTTCTGCGACATGTGTAACCTGGCCGTCCACCAGGAGTGCTACGGCGTGCCGTACATCCCGGAGGGCCAGTGGTTGTGTCGTCGTTGCCTGCAGTCGCCGAGTCGAGCGGTGGACTGCGCCCTGTGCCCCAACAAGGGAGGAGCCTTCAAACAGACGGACGACGCGCGTTGGGCCCATGTGGTGTGCGCTCTCTGGATCCCGGAG GTGTGCTTTGCCAACACGGTCTTCCTTGAGCCCATCGACAGCATCGAGCACATCCCTCCGGCACGCTGGAAACTGACCTGCTACATCTGCAAGCAGCGAGGCTCCGGTGCCTGCATTCAGTGTCACAAAGCCAACTGTTACACCGCCTTCCACGTCACGTGCGCGCAGCAAGCGGGCCTCTACATGAAAATGGAGCCCGTCCGAGAGACGGGGGCCAACGGAACCTCTTTCAGCGTCCGCAAGACGGCCTACTGTGACATCCACACACCTCCAGGATCCGCCCAGCCCTTGGGGTGCGTCGGCGGCACCAGCGGCGCGTCGTCTCAGAGCGAAGGCGAAccggaggaggacgacgagccCTCCGTCGGCCACGATGACGACTCCAGGGGCTGGAGCTCGGAGCGGGCTAAGAGGGCAAAGGCCAAGTCGAGAATGAAGATGAAGCGAGCCAGGAAGATATTGGCTGAGAGAAGGGCTGCGGCTCCGGTGGTCTCAGTGCCGTGTATACCCCCTCATAG GCTAAGCAAAATCACCAGCAACTTAACGGTACCCAGGAAGAGCCAGTTCATGCAACGGCTTCACAGCTACTGGACCCTCAAGAGGCAAAGCCGCAACGGCGTACCACTGCTGCGGCGGCTCCAAACGCATCTGCAGTCCCAACGACATATTGAGCCCGTCCCGCCGCAGCCTTCAGCTCAGCTTCCTGTG AGGGACTGCGAGGAGAAACAAACGGTATTGAAGGAGCAACTGAAGGCGTGGCAACGACTCAGACACGACTTGGAGAGAGCCAGGTTACTTGTGGAACTCATCCGCAAGAGGGAAAAACTCAAGAGGGAGACG atTAAAATGCAGCAGATGGCGCTAGAGATGCAGCTGACTCCCCTCCTGGTGCTGCTGAGGAGTACGTTAGAACAGTTACAAGAAAGAGACACTAACAACTTTTTCACTGAGCCCGTGCCCCTTGTAGAG GTCCCGGACTACCTGGATCATATCGACACTCCCATGGACTTCCAGACTATGTGGAACCTTCTGGAATCCCACCGTTATCGGACTTTTGAGGCATTTGAGGGTGACTTTGGTCTCATTGTCAACAACTGCCTCAAGTACAACGCCAAGGACACGGTGTTCTACCGGGCTGCGTTGCGCCTTCGAGAAATGGGCGGAGTGGTCATTCGAAGCGCCAGGCGGCAAGCGGACAGGATCGGCTTTGACTACGAGGCCGGCATGCACCTCCCCCGGGAGGCCAGTCCCGATACGAGACGGGAACTGGAGAGGGAGCGCCAACGAGAGCGGGAAAGAGAACGAGATTGGCCGTTGTCATCTAATGAAGATG AGCTCCTGGTGCCGGAGAACAGGCGGCGGCTGCCTTTGGAGGAGCAGCTGCATTACGTGCAGGCTTGTCTGGAGGAGGCCAGCTCGGGGAAGCACAGCATCGGCCAGTCCCGCAGAGCCAAAGCTCTCCGCAAGGAGCTCAGCATCATCAAGAGGAAGCTGGCACATCAGCGAGAAGGCGGCTCGGGCGGGGCCAGGGATTCTCTcggaggagggggtggaggaGATCGGGGTTCGCTCCCGCATCATCCGTCGTCCACGGGGCACCACGACGAAGGGGAAGAGAGCAGCAGTCAGGAGCTTGGCGGCAAGG ATATGAGCGCATCGTCCTCTGCCTTGGCTCCAGAAGTGGGCCGACGGACCTCCGTTCTCTTCTCCAAGAAGAACCCCAAAATGGCCGGACCTCCCAAAAGGCCCGGACGCCCTCCTAAAAACCGGGATCCTGGCTACATTGTAGCAGGGGTCGCCCCCAGTCCCATCGGGCCTCCGCAGTTGCCCATGCTGTCGCCGGGCAGGCAAAGGAAGCGTCCCCGCAGCCCCCGCACCAGCTCCACCTCCGACACTGACAGCGATAATGACGACCTGCTGCCAG GTCTGCCAAGTAATGGATTTGTCGGAGGGAACCAGCCCGTGACGGAGAGCTTCCGCGTGTATAGAAACGACACGCGTCTTCCGCGTTCCAGCTCCGACTCGGAGTcgaccaccagcagcagcagcagcgccgcCTCCGACCGGACCAG CACGACACCGTCGAAGCAGGGCCGAGGAAAGGCGTCGTTCTCGCGCTCGGCCTTCCAGGAGGACAGCAGCGAGGAGACATCTGGCACTGAAAACGAGTCGTACTCTGTTGGAGGCTCACGGGGAGTGTCGCATC TGGTGCGTGGGCGGGCGCGGGCGGGATGCTGGATGACGTCGGATGATTACGCATCATTGGAGGCGCTGGACCTGGTGTGGGCCAAGTGCAGAGGCTACCCTTCATATCCTGCTCTG ATCATTGACCCCAAAATGCCCCGGGAAGGCGTGTTCCACCGCGGCGTCCCCATCCCCGTCCCACCACTAGACGTTCTCAAACTCGGAGAGCAGATGACCCAGGAAGCACGCGAGCACCTCTTCTTGGTTCTCTTCTTTGACAACAAAAGAACCTG GCAGTGGCTGCCGCGCTCCAAGCTGGTGCCGCTGGGCGTGGACCAGGAGCTGGACAAGGAGAAAATGCTGGAAGGCCGCAAGTCCAACATCCGCAAGTCGGTGCAGGTGGCCTACCACCGGGCCATGCAGCATCGCAGCAAAGTGCAGGGAGACCCCAGCAGCGAGACCAGCGACAGCGACTga
- the LOC133169751 gene encoding interleukin-17 receptor E: MQLQRRFVGSLVFTVIVSGLLLPHGNGNFMCQRAHENVYEADGCPIKIVRHPSNSKCVSVQVWIQRGDLSRAPTIELASLRKEIIRPVITYKRKKKKWHVKKNRSTIQVWCPDNSDLRGPHSNDTLTSWELLCDCVEAKLRLPVTVSYHAASIRCSVNYTLPDPVPSFSLSVHHASKSINVTVESENKVITRWCYKQSAHNCVQGSPSNIIIIDPAQSRSALVKIPFMLPCVCIQVFYTHADAPRKMVCPLQHFPLPDAENVWLSSKITLYESTLIWRSVCPAQAFPVSASLCWTHHKHICTPLPNSTLDVQEDGTNLIFNISAVDKHPQMCVKFSLQGSHNISCPFMADMPSWHVSLEAGLRTLSVLVKSSAAATFSAQMCVLSQRECTSRGPVCAVAVEAASESKVSMPLHWAAGSACVQVWQSFPAQTGRRILCPHGTRDRWGAIAAAVLILLTVLAVFLHSLKKKAAKAWLFIQKPVLLVCSSDTSSHVSAVCALASLLRADLSATVHVALCAASSQMRAEAGAETSVADLGPLPWLYGQWEAVQEAQGKVLIIWSPEAKRTYGKWRQRTRGGKDEADDNSQHDAGRPGMLEEGGAGTCEDKERLMEDQRSAVIEPVFAAALACLESALHRRKEGGVALVYFRGLCRSRDIPEAFRDIPRYCMPRDLGGLIGELEGPRATNKTFWGRCWCRLLSKGMSVWLAMQLARRLRTLLPNVQRTKGPR; this comes from the exons ATGCAATTGCAAAGGCGGTTCGTGGGCTCGCTCGTCTTCACCGTAATCGTCAGCGGGCTGCTCCTTCCCCACGGAAACGGAAACTTCATGTGCCAG CGGGCTCATGAAAATG TTTACGAGGCAGACGGCTGCCCCATCAAGATCGTTCGCCATCCATCAAACAGCAAATGTGTCTCCGTCCAGGTTTGGATTCAACGTGGAG ACTTGAGTCGAGCTCCCACAATTGAACTTGCATCCTTGAGAAAAGAGATCATCAGGCCCGTCATCACGTataagagaaaaaagaaaaag TGGCACGTCAAGAAGAACAGAAGTACAATCCAAGTGTGGTGTCCCGACAACTCTGACCTGCGTGGGCCACATAGCAACGACACTTTAACCTCA TGGGAGCTGCTTTGCGACTGTGTGGAGGCCAAGCTACGGCTTCCCGTCACTGTATCCTACCACGCCGCGTCGATACGTTGCAGTGTCAACTACACTCTACCGG ATCCTGTGCCCAGCTTCTCTTTGTCTGTGCATCATGCATCCAAATCCATCAACGTCACTGTGGAGTCGGAGAATAAAGTCATCACGAGGTGGTGCTACAAGCAGAGTGCTCACAATTGCGTCCAAGGCTCgccttccaacataatcatc aTTGATCCAGCTCAGTCTCGCTCTGCACTTGTCAAGATCCCGTTCATGCTTCCGTGCGTCTGCATACAA GTTTTTTACACCCACGCAGACGCCCCACGCAAAATGGTGTGCCCTCTACAACACTTCCCTCTGCCAG ATGCGGAAAATGTGTGGCTGTCCTCCAAGATCACGCTGTACGAGTCCACTTTGATTTGGCGCTCCGTGTGTCCCGCCCAAGCCTTCCCCGTATCTGCTTCCCTCTGCTGGACGCATCACAAACACATCTGCACCCCCTTGCCCAACTCCACCCTTGACGTGCAGGAAGATGGCACAAACCTG ATATTTAACATCTCAGCTGTGGACAAACACCCGCAGATGTGCGTGAAG TTTTCCCTGCAAGGCAGCCACAACATCTCTTGCCCCTTCATGGCTG ATATGCCATCTTGGCATGTTTCTCTGGAAGCTGGGCTGCGTACGCTGTCTGTGTTGGTCAAGTCTTCCGCAGCGGCCACCTTCTCGGCTCAAATGTGCGTGCTGAGCCAGAGGGAATGCACATCCCGAGGGCCCGTCTGCGCAGTGGCGGTG GAAGCAGCGTCTGAGAGCAAAGTAAGCATGCCTCTCCACTGGGCTGCGGGGAGCGCGTGTGTGCAG GTGTGGCAGTCATTCCCCGCCCAAACTGGACGAAGAATTCTGTGTCCACACG GAACTCGTGACAGATGGGGGGCGATAGCGGCAGCAGTTTTGATTCTTCTCACCGTGCTTGCCGTTTTTCTCCACTCTCTCAAGAAAAAGGCAGCAAAAG CTTGGCTGTTCATCCAGAAGCCAGTGTTGCTGGTGTGCTCGTCAGACACGTCGTCGCACGTTTCGGCCGTGTGTGCCTTGGCTTCCCTGCTTCGGGCGGATCTAAGCGCCACGGTCCATGTGGCCCTGTGCGCCGCAAGCTCGCAGATGCGGGCGGAAGCTGGCGCCGAGACCAGCGTGGCCGACCTGGGCCCGCTGCCATGGCTGTACGGGCAGTGGGAGGCTGTGCAGGAGGCGCAGGGAAAAGTCTTAATAATCTGGAGTCCCGAGGCCAAAAGGACGTACGGCAAATGGAGGCAGCGTACGCGTGGCGGCAAAGACGAGGCTGACGACAATTCCCAACACGATGCCGGACGACCGGGAATGCTTGAGGAAGGTGGGGCCGGAACGTGCGAAGACAAAGAACGGCTGATGGAGGACCAACGCTCAGCCGTCATCGAACCTGTGTTTGCGGCTGCTCTAGCCTGTCTGGAGAGCGCCCTGCACCGGCGCAAAGAAGGAGGCGTGGCCTTGGTCTACTTTCGTGGCCTGTGCCGCAGCAGGGACATCCCTGAAGCCTTTCGAGACATCCCTCGCTACTGCATGCCGCGGGATTTGGGAGGGCTCATTGGGGAGCTCGAAGGCCCCAGGGCAACTAATAAGACCTTTTGGGGGCGTTGTTGGTGTAGACTGCTTTCAAAGGGGATGTCAGTGTGGCTGGCGATGCAGTTGGCCCGCCGGCTGCGGACGCTGCTGCCTAATGTGCAAAGGACAAAAGGCCCAAGGTGA
- the brpf1 gene encoding peregrin isoform X2 — MGLDFDVKTFCHNLRASKPPYECPVESCRKVYKSYSGIEYHLYHYDHDNPPPVQATLHKKRKGRPPRVSLAGSLDLDDGGLGQGGGQGHGGSMPHSPGRSEPSHSPGRDAMTYAQAQRMVELEIQGRVHRINIFENIDVVSEEDSDAEDDPPSVANSGGVCNGSDGGSGEGGGAGKDRPDVPSSNGGKSTPKSGKHKSKEKKKDGSTYHHGAQSGPAVKLPEAVFRELDQDRADAPARPSSYYRYMEKSVEELDEEVEYDIDEEDYIWLDIMNDKRRMDGVTPIPQEVFEYLMDRLEKESYFESHNKADPSTLIDEDAVCCICNDGECQNSNVILFCDMCNLAVHQECYGVPYIPEGQWLCRRCLQSPSRAVDCALCPNKGGAFKQTDDARWAHVVCALWIPEVCFANTVFLEPIDSIEHIPPARWKLTCYICKQRGSGACIQCHKANCYTAFHVTCAQQAGLYMKMEPVRETGANGTSFSVRKTAYCDIHTPPGSAQPLGCVGGTSGASSQSEGEPEEDDEPSVGHDDDSRGWSSERAKRAKAKSRMKMKRARKILAERRAAAPVVSVPCIPPHRLSKITSNLTVPRKSQFMQRLHSYWTLKRQSRNGVPLLRRLQTHLQSQRHIEPVPPQPSAQLPVRDCEEKQTVLKEQLKAWQRLRHDLERARLLVELIRKREKLKRETIKMQQMALEMQLTPLLVLLRSTLEQLQERDTNNFFTEPVPLVEVPDYLDHIDTPMDFQTMWNLLESHRYRTFEAFEGDFGLIVNNCLKYNAKDTVFYRAALRLREMGGVVIRSARRQADRIGFDYEAGMHLPREASPDTRRELERERQRERERERDWPLSSNEDELLVPENRRRLPLEEQLHYVQACLEEASSGKHSIGQSRRAKALRKELSIIKRKLAHQREGGSGGARDSLGGGGGGDRGSLPHHPSSTGHHDEGEESSSQELGGKDMSASSSALAPEVGRRTSVLFSKKNPKMAGPPKRPGRPPKNRDPGYIVAGVAPSPIGPPQLPMLSPGRQRKRPRSPRTSSTSDTDSDNDDLLPGLPSNGFVGGNQPVTESFRVYRNDTRLPRSSSDSESTTSSSSSAASDRTSTTPSKQGRGKASFSRSAFQEDSSEETSGTENESYSVGGSRGVSHLVRGRARAGCWMTSDDYASLEALDLVWAKCRGYPSYPALIIDPKMPREGVFHRGVPIPVPPLDVLKLGEQMTQEAREHLFLVLFFDNKRTWQWLPRSKLVPLGVDQELDKEKMLEGRKSNIRKSVQVAYHRAMQHRSKVQGDPSSETSDSD; from the exons ATGGGCCTGGACTTTGATGTGAAGACCTTCTGCCACAACCTGCGGGCCAGCAAGCCGCCTTACGAGTGCCCCGTGGAGAGTTGCCGGAAGGTCTACAAGAGCTACAGCGGCATCGAGTACCACCTGTATCACTATGACCACGACAACCCGCCTCCTGTGCAGGCCACGCTCCACAAGAAGCGCAAGGGGCGTCCGCCTCGTGTGTCCCTCGCTGGCTCGTTGGATTTGGACGATGGAGGCCTTGGACAAGGAGGGGGGCAGGGGCACGGCGGGAGTATGCCTCACAGCCCCGGACGCTCCGAGCCGTCGCATTCCCCCGGCAGGGACGCCATGACGTATGCCCAAGCGCAGCGGATGGTGGAGCTGGAGATCCAAGGACGCGTTCACCGCATCAACATTTTCGAGAACATTGACGTCGTGTCAGAGGAGGACAGCGACGCTGAAGATGACCCGCCGTCAGTCGCCAACTCTGGGGGTGTTTGTAACGGGAGTGACGGAGGAAGCGGCGAGGGAGGAGGCGCTGGCAAGGACCGGCCTGACGTTCCGTCCTCCAACGGGGGCAAATCCACGCCCAAGTCCGGGAAGCataaaagcaaagagaaaaagaaggaCGGCTCGACCTATCACCACGGCGCCCAGTCGGGGCCTGCGGTCAAGCTGCCCGAGGCGGTCTTCCGTGAACTGGATCAAGACAGGGCTGACGCTCCTGCCCGCCCGTCCTCTTACTACAG GTACATGGAAAAGTCTGTGGAGGAGCTAGATGAGGAGGTTGAGTACGACATCGACGAGGAGGACTACATCTGGCTGGACATCATGAACGACAAGCGGCGGATGGACGGCGTCACGCCCATCCCTCAGGAGGTCTTTGAGTACCTCATGGACCGTCTAGAGAAGGAGTCTTACTTTGAAAGCCATAATAAG GCAGACCCGAGTACCCTGATCGATGAGGACGCTGTGTGTTGCATCTGCAATGACGGCGAGTGTCAGAACAGCAACGTGATCCTCTTCTGCGACATGTGTAACCTGGCCGTCCACCAGGAGTGCTACGGCGTGCCGTACATCCCGGAGGGCCAGTGGTTGTGTCGTCGTTGCCTGCAGTCGCCGAGTCGAGCGGTGGACTGCGCCCTGTGCCCCAACAAGGGAGGAGCCTTCAAACAGACGGACGACGCGCGTTGGGCCCATGTGGTGTGCGCTCTCTGGATCCCGGAG GTGTGCTTTGCCAACACGGTCTTCCTTGAGCCCATCGACAGCATCGAGCACATCCCTCCGGCACGCTGGAAACTGACCTGCTACATCTGCAAGCAGCGAGGCTCCGGTGCCTGCATTCAGTGTCACAAAGCCAACTGTTACACCGCCTTCCACGTCACGTGCGCGCAGCAAGCGGGCCTCTACATGAAAATGGAGCCCGTCCGAGAGACGGGGGCCAACGGAACCTCTTTCAGCGTCCGCAAGACGGCCTACTGTGACATCCACACACCTCCAGGATCCGCCCAGCCCTTGGGGTGCGTCGGCGGCACCAGCGGCGCGTCGTCTCAGAGCGAAGGCGAAccggaggaggacgacgagccCTCCGTCGGCCACGATGACGACTCCAGGGGCTGGAGCTCGGAGCGGGCTAAGAGGGCAAAGGCCAAGTCGAGAATGAAGATGAAGCGAGCCAGGAAGATATTGGCTGAGAGAAGGGCTGCGGCTCCGGTGGTCTCAGTGCCGTGTATACCCCCTCATAG GCTAAGCAAAATCACCAGCAACTTAACGGTACCCAGGAAGAGCCAGTTCATGCAACGGCTTCACAGCTACTGGACCCTCAAGAGGCAAAGCCGCAACGGCGTACCACTGCTGCGGCGGCTCCAAACGCATCTGCAGTCCCAACGACATATTGAGCCCGTCCCGCCGCAGCCTTCAGCTCAGCTTCCTGTG AGGGACTGCGAGGAGAAACAAACGGTATTGAAGGAGCAACTGAAGGCGTGGCAACGACTCAGACACGACTTGGAGAGAGCCAGGTTACTTGTGGAACTCATCCGCAAGAGGGAAAAACTCAAGAGGGAGACG atTAAAATGCAGCAGATGGCGCTAGAGATGCAGCTGACTCCCCTCCTGGTGCTGCTGAGGAGTACGTTAGAACAGTTACAAGAAAGAGACACTAACAACTTTTTCACTGAGCCCGTGCCCCTTGTAGAG GTCCCGGACTACCTGGATCATATCGACACTCCCATGGACTTCCAGACTATGTGGAACCTTCTGGAATCCCACCGTTATCGGACTTTTGAGGCATTTGAGGGTGACTTTGGTCTCATTGTCAACAACTGCCTCAAGTACAACGCCAAGGACACGGTGTTCTACCGGGCTGCGTTGCGCCTTCGAGAAATGGGCGGAGTGGTCATTCGAAGCGCCAGGCGGCAAGCGGACAGGATCGGCTTTGACTACGAGGCCGGCATGCACCTCCCCCGGGAGGCCAGTCCCGATACGAGACGGGAACTGGAGAGGGAGCGCCAACGAGAGCGGGAAAGAGAACGAGATTGGCCGTTGTCATCTAATGAAGATG AGCTCCTGGTGCCGGAGAACAGGCGGCGGCTGCCTTTGGAGGAGCAGCTGCATTACGTGCAGGCTTGTCTGGAGGAGGCCAGCTCGGGGAAGCACAGCATCGGCCAGTCCCGCAGAGCCAAAGCTCTCCGCAAGGAGCTCAGCATCATCAAGAGGAAGCTGGCACATCAGCGAGAAGGCGGCTCGGGCGGGGCCAGGGATTCTCTcggaggagggggtggaggaGATCGGGGTTCGCTCCCGCATCATCCGTCGTCCACGGGGCACCACGACGAAGGGGAAGAGAGCAGCAGTCAGGAGCTTGGCGGCAAGG ATATGAGCGCATCGTCCTCTGCCTTGGCTCCAGAAGTGGGCCGACGGACCTCCGTTCTCTTCTCCAAGAAGAACCCCAAAATGGCCGGACCTCCCAAAAGGCCCGGACGCCCTCCTAAAAACCGGGATCCTGGCTACATTGTAGCAGGGGTCGCCCCCAGTCCCATCGGGCCTCCGCAGTTGCCCATGCTGTCGCCGGGCAGGCAAAGGAAGCGTCCCCGCAGCCCCCGCACCAGCTCCACCTCCGACACTGACAGCGATAATGACGACCTGCTGCCAG GTCTGCCAAGTAATGGATTTGTCGGAGGGAACCAGCCCGTGACGGAGAGCTTCCGCGTGTATAGAAACGACACGCGTCTTCCGCGTTCCAGCTCCGACTCGGAGTcgaccaccagcagcagcagcagcgccgcCTCCGACCGGACCAG CACGACACCGTCGAAGCAGGGCCGAGGAAAGGCGTCGTTCTCGCGCTCGGCCTTCCAGGAGGACAGCAGCGAGGAGACATCTGGCACTGAAAACGAGTCGTACTCTGTTGGAGGCTCACGGGGAGTGTCGCATC TGGTGCGTGGGCGGGCGCGGGCGGGATGCTGGATGACGTCGGATGATTACGCATCATTGGAGGCGCTGGACCTGGTGTGGGCCAAGTGCAGAGGCTACCCTTCATATCCTGCTCTG ATCATTGACCCCAAAATGCCCCGGGAAGGCGTGTTCCACCGCGGCGTCCCCATCCCCGTCCCACCACTAGACGTTCTCAAACTCGGAGAGCAGATGACCCAGGAAGCACGCGAGCACCTCTTCTTGGTTCTCTTCTTTGACAACAAAAGAACCTG GCAGTGGCTGCCGCGCTCCAAGCTGGTGCCGCTGGGCGTGGACCAGGAGCTGGACAAGGAGAAAATGCTGGAAGGCCGCAAGTCCAACATCCGCAAGTCGGTGCAGGTGGCCTACCACCGGGCCATGCAGCATCGCAGCAAAGTGCAGGGAGACCCCAGCAGCGAGACCAGCGACAGCGACTga